A genomic segment from Falsibacillus pallidus encodes:
- a CDS encoding NUDIX hydrolase, which yields MPKWEGSAAVCINDEGKLLMVLQGTPEEEKKWSIPSGGREKGETFEECCIREVWEETGYEVEVIKPLHVKNGNYSGYEVKVQYFLVRIAGGSAIIQDPDELIHEIGWKSMDELSELTLAFPEDEEMLRGMLSIR from the coding sequence ATGCCAAAATGGGAAGGTTCTGCGGCGGTATGCATAAATGATGAAGGCAAGCTGCTAATGGTGCTCCAAGGCACTCCGGAGGAAGAAAAGAAATGGTCAATCCCTTCAGGCGGTAGGGAAAAAGGGGAGACATTTGAGGAATGCTGCATCAGGGAAGTGTGGGAAGAAACCGGATATGAAGTCGAGGTGATAAAGCCCCTTCATGTGAAAAACGGGAATTATTCTGGATACGAAGTAAAAGTTCAATATTTTTTAGTAAGGATTGCAGGCGGTTCAGCCATCATTCAGGATCCGGATGAACTGATTCATGAAATAGGTTGGAAGTCTATGGATGAGTTAAGTGAGTTGACGCTTGCTTTCCCGGAGGATGAAGAGATGTTAAGGGGGATGCTCAGCATTCGTTAA
- a CDS encoding ABC transporter permease subunit, with the protein MLIKGLFKNKLFLIGFLFIFGLFTASLLYFFIKHDQIPTTGLLFDDHKKAIRPPYSMKTFPPFGTDIFGRDVLYVMFVGAKYTIGAAIIITLLRVLPSTIMGFILHFYFRKIEKPLASIIDAANFFPITLLAFMLLKWICLDGMIPHAFGQQPMPYSFWERVMIFILVLASLTIPSLTLLISKEIKLIMNKEFISCSRTLGAANFHLISKHVRPFLVPQLFIIALRELIQTLVLLSHLGVLGIFMGGVGMKEDLFKLTRPVSLSNEWAGSLGDWWDFIWTAYPWLTFVPVLFFTFTILAAKCMLVGLKQVAGTESLQASRPTKKFSSKLPTGTHDLFSFAKKDFQQ; encoded by the coding sequence ATGTTAATCAAAGGTCTATTTAAAAATAAATTGTTTCTTATCGGGTTCCTATTCATCTTCGGACTATTCACTGCCAGCCTTCTCTATTTCTTCATCAAACATGACCAGATTCCAACAACCGGACTTCTGTTCGATGACCATAAAAAAGCGATCAGACCACCATATAGCATGAAGACTTTCCCTCCATTTGGAACGGACATATTCGGGAGGGACGTGCTTTACGTGATGTTTGTAGGAGCAAAATATACAATCGGGGCAGCAATAATCATCACTTTATTACGGGTTCTTCCTTCCACGATAATGGGTTTCATCCTGCATTTTTATTTTCGGAAAATAGAGAAGCCTCTCGCTTCCATCATTGATGCAGCAAACTTCTTTCCCATCACTCTACTTGCCTTTATGCTTTTGAAATGGATCTGTTTGGATGGAATGATCCCACATGCATTTGGCCAGCAGCCTATGCCCTATTCTTTTTGGGAAAGGGTCATGATTTTCATACTGGTTTTAGCCTCATTGACCATACCTTCGTTGACATTGCTCATTTCAAAAGAAATCAAGTTGATAATGAATAAAGAATTCATTTCCTGCTCAAGGACCTTAGGGGCGGCAAATTTCCACTTGATATCAAAACACGTCCGTCCTTTTCTCGTACCCCAGCTTTTCATCATTGCACTGCGGGAGCTGATCCAGACACTTGTCCTTCTCTCTCATCTCGGCGTATTGGGAATCTTCATGGGCGGTGTAGGAATGAAGGAAGACCTTTTCAAATTGACTAGACCGGTTTCACTGTCCAATGAATGGGCCGGTTCTTTAGGGGACTGGTGGGATTTTATATGGACTGCCTATCCATGGCTTACTTTCGTTCCGGTGTTGTTTTTCACATTTACTATTCTAGCTGCTAAATGTATGCTTGTAGGATTGAAGCAAGTTGCTGGGACTGAATCATTACAGGCTTCCCGTCCCACAAAAAAGTTTTCGAGTAAACTGCCAACTGGGACTCATGATCTTTTTTCATTTGCGAAGAAAGATTTTCAACAGTAA
- a CDS encoding metal-sensing transcriptional repressor, whose amino-acid sequence MAHDTNHSGKHTHRADEDKTKLLNRLKRIEGQVRGIQKMVEDDRYCVDILIQLSAINAAMKKVGMNLLENHTRHCVKGAIEAGNGDSSIEELMKVFEQFSKS is encoded by the coding sequence ATGGCTCATGACACGAATCATTCCGGCAAGCACACACATCGGGCGGATGAAGATAAAACGAAGCTTTTGAATCGGCTGAAGCGTATCGAAGGACAAGTGAGAGGAATTCAGAAGATGGTCGAGGATGACCGCTACTGTGTCGATATTCTCATACAACTTTCCGCGATCAATGCTGCAATGAAAAAAGTCGGGATGAACCTTTTAGAAAATCATACACGCCACTGTGTAAAAGGTGCCATTGAAGCTGGAAATGGCGATAGTTCCATTGAAGAATTAATGAAAGTCTTTGAACAATTTTCTAAATCATAG
- a CDS encoding glycosyltransferase family 2 protein, with the protein MKPIQHSIPYKSKKYYVLVKRKFWASHFFALLWMIISILLATPWLKDLAAIVTFPIAIMIISGISFIPGYLNAFLLMSLLLDRQPKMKTESPEEPVTILIAAHNEEDKIFQTLEYISLQDYEGEIEVYVIDNASTDGTIQETARAQKELKLSVNRLSEENPGKFHALNHGLQHVKTPYVITVDADTLLHPSSIRYLVARMISCPPDAAAVAGSVLAKNSRENLWTKIQEWDYFLGISSIKRLQGLYQGTLVAQGAYSLYKTAAVKEAGGWPDAIGEDIVLTWRMLERNWKVYYEPLAVSFTEVPSSFKHFVRQRARWARGMIEGLREIKPWKQPLIYIKYLTSINMLMPYLDAVYTFAWIPGLVLAFFGHYWIVGPMTLFVLPLTLISYSILLIYQKYFVFRHLLLNIRKNTIGFILFVIGYQMIMSPVSVYGYVQELFRWKRHWK; encoded by the coding sequence ATGAAGCCAATACAACACTCGATACCATATAAATCAAAAAAATACTATGTACTTGTAAAAAGGAAATTTTGGGCTAGCCATTTCTTTGCACTGCTATGGATGATCATTTCAATCTTACTGGCGACGCCGTGGCTAAAGGATTTAGCTGCTATAGTGACGTTTCCGATCGCAATTATGATCATCTCAGGGATTTCTTTCATCCCAGGATACTTGAATGCTTTTTTATTGATGAGTTTATTATTGGACCGGCAGCCGAAAATGAAAACAGAATCACCGGAAGAACCAGTCACTATCCTGATTGCCGCCCACAATGAAGAGGATAAAATTTTTCAAACCCTTGAATACATAAGTCTGCAGGATTATGAAGGAGAAATCGAGGTGTATGTCATCGATAATGCTTCGACAGATGGAACAATTCAGGAAACAGCAAGGGCACAGAAGGAACTAAAGTTATCAGTGAATCGATTATCCGAAGAGAACCCGGGAAAATTCCATGCTCTCAATCACGGACTTCAACATGTCAAAACTCCCTATGTCATCACGGTTGATGCCGACACCCTTCTCCATCCTTCTTCCATCCGATACCTGGTGGCAAGAATGATATCCTGTCCTCCTGATGCGGCAGCGGTCGCTGGATCTGTCCTCGCAAAAAACAGCCGAGAGAATCTATGGACCAAGATTCAGGAATGGGATTATTTCCTTGGCATCTCCTCAATAAAAAGACTTCAAGGGCTCTACCAAGGAACGCTTGTGGCCCAAGGTGCATACAGCCTTTATAAGACAGCGGCAGTCAAAGAAGCAGGGGGCTGGCCTGATGCAATCGGCGAAGACATCGTACTGACTTGGCGCATGCTCGAACGAAATTGGAAAGTGTATTATGAACCATTGGCCGTTTCCTTTACTGAAGTGCCGAGCAGCTTTAAACATTTTGTCAGACAAAGGGCACGATGGGCACGGGGAATGATCGAGGGGCTCCGTGAAATCAAGCCATGGAAGCAGCCGCTAATCTATATCAAATACCTGACAAGCATCAACATGCTCATGCCTTACTTGGATGCCGTCTATACATTCGCTTGGATCCCGGGGCTTGTCCTCGCATTTTTCGGCCACTATTGGATTGTTGGACCGATGACCCTATTCGTATTGCCTTTGACATTAATCAGCTACAGCATACTCTTAATCTATCAAAAATATTTTGTCTTTAGGCATCTGCTGTTGAATATACGGAAAAATACAATAGGCTTCATATTATTTGTTATCGGCTATCAAATGATCATGTCCCCTGTATCCGTTTATGGATATGTCCAGGAGCTATTCAGATGGAAAAGACATTGGAAATGA
- the rlmN gene encoding 23S rRNA (adenine(2503)-C(2))-methyltransferase RlmN codes for MNKPSIYGLTLDQLTDWLVENGQKKFRAAQIWDWLYKKRVTEFSQMKNLNNDCIALLEENYAIQTLQEEIKQVSKDGTIKFLFKLKDGNLIETVLMRFNYGLSVCVTTQVGCNIGCTFCASGLLRKNRDLTSGEIVEQIMNVQHHLDTDGKDERVSHIVVMGIGEPFDNYDNMMDFLHVVNDQKGLSIGARHITVSTSGLAEKIKDFADENIQVNLAVSLHAPNNELRTRIMKINRAFPLEQLMPAVDYYLEKTNRRITFEYILLKDVNDHKEEALQLAKLLKNKRHLSYVNLIPYNPVDEHNQYQRSTKEAIVEFYGTLLEHGINCGVRTEHGTDIDAACGQLRSKQIKKDKVRS; via the coding sequence ATGAATAAACCATCCATTTATGGATTAACATTAGATCAATTAACAGACTGGCTTGTAGAGAATGGCCAAAAGAAATTCAGGGCGGCACAAATTTGGGACTGGCTTTATAAGAAGCGTGTGACTGAGTTCTCTCAAATGAAGAACTTGAATAATGACTGCATTGCTTTATTGGAAGAAAACTACGCCATCCAAACGCTGCAGGAAGAAATCAAACAGGTGTCCAAAGACGGTACGATTAAATTTCTATTTAAGCTAAAGGACGGAAATTTAATTGAGACAGTATTGATGCGATTCAACTACGGTCTTTCTGTCTGTGTGACCACACAGGTCGGCTGCAACATCGGCTGTACATTTTGTGCAAGCGGACTGCTCCGCAAAAACCGTGATTTAACGAGCGGTGAAATCGTAGAGCAGATCATGAATGTCCAGCATCATTTAGATACAGACGGTAAGGATGAAAGGGTCAGCCACATTGTGGTCATGGGAATCGGGGAGCCATTCGACAACTATGACAACATGATGGACTTCCTTCATGTTGTAAACGATCAGAAGGGTCTTTCAATCGGTGCCCGCCACATTACGGTTTCAACAAGCGGCTTGGCAGAGAAAATCAAAGACTTTGCCGATGAAAATATCCAAGTCAACTTGGCTGTTTCCCTGCATGCACCAAATAATGAGCTGCGCACTCGAATCATGAAGATTAACCGTGCGTTCCCACTGGAACAATTAATGCCTGCAGTGGACTACTATTTAGAGAAAACGAATCGACGCATCACTTTTGAATACATTCTTTTGAAGGATGTAAACGATCATAAAGAAGAAGCGCTTCAGTTGGCAAAACTGTTGAAAAACAAGCGCCATTTGTCATACGTCAACTTGATTCCGTACAATCCTGTTGATGAACACAATCAATATCAGAGAAGTACGAAGGAAGCAATCGTTGAGTTTTACGGTACCCTTCTCGAACACGGAATCAACTGCGGGGTCCGCACTGAGCATGGCACTGATATTGACGCAGCCTGTGGACAGCTTCGAAGCAAACAAATTAAAAAAGATAAAGTACGTTCTTAA
- a CDS encoding DUF4396 domain-containing protein translates to MTLLTTISYIALALGIISALIILIDIIKNPQPMGIMNIVWPINGLYLGPFGIWAYWVMGRSKKEHNHHEENHDHDHNDQHDHENMHGDKPFWQSVFVSTSHCSSGCTFGDAAGVPIVFLTGLTIAGSTLFAHYLVEFIFAYIFGVFFQVFSIVPMSRKMGDDMSWGKGFWKAIKADTLSLVAFEIGMFGWMAIVHYLLFTKPPEPNTAVYWFMMQIAMILGALTSYPANWLLVKKGVKHGM, encoded by the coding sequence ATGACACTTTTAACAACCATATCTTACATTGCGCTTGCGCTGGGGATTATTTCCGCACTGATCATCTTGATTGATATTATCAAAAATCCACAGCCAATGGGCATCATGAATATCGTTTGGCCCATTAACGGGCTGTACCTCGGACCATTCGGCATCTGGGCTTACTGGGTAATGGGCCGATCTAAGAAAGAACACAATCATCATGAGGAAAATCATGACCATGATCACAATGATCAACACGACCACGAAAATATGCATGGCGACAAGCCATTTTGGCAAAGCGTCTTCGTATCCACATCTCATTGCTCAAGTGGCTGCACGTTCGGGGATGCAGCAGGTGTCCCGATTGTATTTTTGACTGGATTGACCATTGCGGGCTCAACTCTATTTGCACACTACTTGGTTGAATTTATTTTCGCCTATATTTTCGGCGTCTTTTTCCAAGTTTTCTCGATTGTTCCTATGAGCCGTAAAATGGGGGATGACATGAGCTGGGGAAAGGGCTTTTGGAAGGCCATTAAAGCTGATACTCTTTCCTTGGTAGCTTTTGAAATCGGGATGTTTGGGTGGATGGCCATCGTCCACTATCTTTTATTCACGAAGCCTCCTGAACCCAACACAGCCGTCTACTGGTTCATGATGCAAATCGCCATGATCTTAGGCGCTCTCACCAGCTACCCTGCCAATTGGCTCCTTGTCAAAAAAGGCGTCAAGCACGGCATGTAA
- a CDS encoding ABC transporter permease subunit, giving the protein MIGLTSVFESLPDIFTLVVLQLVVIKYFEATGILLFPVAGSFGEQPYVLPILILAIIPSIQMFSIIHLFVKDELSKPYITLAKSKGYTRTYIFFIHLIRNIIPNIFNHSKSVILLLLSSLIVLERLFNLQGLNTYLFTYPEPNIIAFSLIMLYLPIFGFYLLINGVTVWKTGQRVEM; this is encoded by the coding sequence ATGATTGGATTAACTTCCGTTTTTGAATCCCTGCCAGATATCTTTACACTAGTTGTACTTCAATTAGTGGTCATCAAATACTTCGAGGCGACAGGCATCCTTTTATTCCCGGTTGCGGGTTCATTCGGAGAGCAGCCCTATGTTCTTCCCATTCTCATTCTGGCCATAATCCCTTCCATCCAAATGTTCTCGATTATTCATTTGTTTGTAAAAGATGAACTGAGCAAGCCTTATATTACACTTGCCAAAAGCAAAGGCTACACACGTACATACATTTTCTTTATCCATTTAATTCGGAATATCATCCCTAATATTTTTAACCACTCCAAATCTGTCATCCTGCTCCTTTTATCTAGCTTGATCGTTTTAGAGCGCCTTTTCAATTTGCAAGGGCTCAATACGTACCTGTTTACTTATCCTGAACCGAATATCATTGCTTTCAGCCTCATTATGCTCTACTTGCCGATTTTTGGATTTTATTTACTCATCAATGGTGTGACAGTTTGGAAAACTGGACAGAGGGTGGAAATGTAA
- a CDS encoding SRPBCC family protein, with amino-acid sequence MPIIEYEVTIHAPIQVCFDLARDIDVHMLTTAKTKEKAIDGVTSGLVENGDTVIWQATHLGVRQKLTAKIINMDKPYTFTDVMVKGAFHSFTHVHEFMESNQGTIMKDIFIYKSPLGLLGQFADKLFLEKYMRNFIVNRAEVLKRIAENIS; translated from the coding sequence ATGCCAATCATTGAGTACGAAGTTACTATTCATGCACCGATTCAAGTATGTTTTGATCTTGCTAGGGATATCGATGTTCATATGCTTACTACAGCGAAAACAAAGGAGAAGGCGATTGACGGAGTAACATCCGGTTTAGTAGAGAACGGAGACACGGTTATTTGGCAAGCTACTCACCTTGGAGTTAGACAAAAACTAACTGCTAAGATTATTAACATGGATAAGCCCTATACATTTACGGATGTCATGGTAAAAGGAGCATTCCATTCCTTTACACATGTCCATGAATTTATGGAAAGTAATCAAGGAACGATTATGAAAGATATATTTATTTACAAATCTCCATTAGGGCTTCTTGGGCAATTTGCGGATAAATTATTTTTAGAAAAATATATGAGGAATTTTATTGTTAACCGGGCGGAAGTGTTAAAAAGGATAGCTGAAAATATATCGTAG
- a CDS encoding SDR family NAD(P)-dependent oxidoreductase — protein sequence MTNKVMLVIGAGPGVSLNTAKKFGKEGFQLALIARRKDALDQYTRELADSGIEAKGFTGDIASGDSLKNVIQEVLNTYGSIDTMLYNAAAGKPGKPTELNAEDLLADFNISVAGALTAVKEVVPHMEKGTILLTGGGLALHPYADYASLAVGKAGIRNLAYSLNQELSAKNIYVGTLTIAGFVQDGTYFSAENIADAFYEMYVNRTDVEIVYQEN from the coding sequence ATGACAAATAAAGTGATGCTCGTTATCGGTGCCGGCCCTGGTGTGAGCTTAAACACTGCTAAAAAATTTGGGAAAGAAGGTTTCCAGCTTGCCCTTATCGCACGTCGAAAAGATGCTTTGGACCAGTACACAAGAGAATTGGCCGACAGTGGCATAGAAGCAAAAGGATTTACAGGAGACATTGCGTCTGGAGATAGCTTGAAAAATGTCATTCAAGAAGTCTTAAACACATACGGTTCCATTGACACCATGCTCTATAATGCCGCTGCTGGAAAACCGGGAAAACCTACTGAATTGAATGCAGAAGATTTATTGGCAGACTTTAATATCAGCGTCGCGGGTGCTTTGACAGCAGTTAAAGAAGTCGTTCCACACATGGAAAAAGGAACAATCCTTCTTACAGGAGGCGGCCTTGCTCTTCATCCTTATGCAGACTATGCTTCCCTTGCTGTTGGAAAAGCTGGAATCCGAAACCTTGCTTATAGTTTAAATCAGGAATTGAGCGCAAAAAACATTTATGTAGGAACGCTGACGATTGCCGGCTTCGTTCAAGATGGGACGTATTTTTCAGCTGAGAATATTGCAGATGCTTTCTATGAAATGTACGTAAATCGTACAGATGTGGAAATTGTTTATCAAGAAAATTAA
- a CDS encoding sigma-70 family RNA polymerase sigma factor, whose product MELHDLIKRAKKGDEHAFYELLQTHKQQLYRIAYSYLKSEADAIEAIQETTYRAFRSIRKLKKPDYFSTWLIRILINYCNDELKKRSRLVFSDQFVEIAGSRQDQHSIEMEEAVDQLEEHLRQVITLKYFHDLKIKEIAQIMNLPEGTIKTWLAKGLKILKQNLSEEGGAPGA is encoded by the coding sequence TTGGAGCTGCATGATTTAATCAAAAGGGCAAAAAAAGGCGATGAACATGCTTTTTATGAATTGCTGCAAACTCATAAGCAACAACTTTATCGCATTGCTTATTCATACTTGAAAAGCGAAGCGGATGCAATTGAAGCTATTCAAGAGACGACATATAGAGCTTTTCGATCCATTCGCAAATTGAAAAAGCCTGATTACTTCAGTACTTGGCTCATCCGTATCTTAATCAATTACTGCAATGATGAGCTGAAAAAGAGGAGCCGTCTTGTTTTTAGCGATCAATTTGTTGAGATTGCGGGTTCGCGTCAAGATCAGCATTCCATTGAGATGGAGGAGGCTGTGGATCAATTAGAGGAACATTTGCGCCAGGTCATCACTCTGAAGTATTTTCATGATTTAAAAATTAAAGAGATTGCCCAAATAATGAATTTACCTGAAGGGACCATCAAAACATGGCTTGCCAAAGGATTAAAGATTTTGAAACAAAATCTGAGTGAAGAAGGGGGTGCTCCAGGTGCATGA
- a CDS encoding DUF1259 domain-containing protein, whose translation MNHFQSICHQFGEILKGKPSVENGVCSVQLPRNFTAAIQGKQTKGALHAGFSFESLDAHGNALNLGEIAILEEEIHGVIGSLQSNGILISALHNHWLFTNPSVLYLHFQSVEPPLSFAHKSAAAMKHLKY comes from the coding sequence ATGAACCATTTTCAATCAATCTGTCATCAATTTGGGGAAATTTTAAAAGGGAAGCCCTCCGTTGAAAATGGTGTCTGCTCTGTTCAGCTGCCAAGAAACTTTACAGCAGCCATTCAAGGTAAGCAAACAAAGGGTGCCCTCCACGCAGGGTTCAGCTTTGAATCCTTGGATGCTCATGGTAATGCATTAAATCTTGGGGAAATCGCCATTCTTGAGGAAGAAATCCACGGAGTTATTGGTAGCCTCCAATCAAATGGCATCCTCATCAGTGCCCTGCACAACCATTGGCTTTTCACCAATCCAAGCGTTTTATATCTTCATTTTCAATCAGTAGAACCTCCACTTTCCTTTGCCCATAAGTCTGCTGCAGCAATGAAACACTTAAAGTATTAA
- a CDS encoding VanZ family protein — translation MYQISGELFIVYGFLLYLLWKFGSLALKNKRKEAIFIERESLAVLFVFCFQLLLAITLFPVSFGVDVKALSDVKKSINVIPIYSLIKKAFVTQEENHRNAIFILKYIIRNSGGSIFLFLPLGILAPILYQKYRSLKRVILTGFLLAIGIEVVQLIQILFMGGTHRFDVDDIVFNLVGAALGYWLVCAVKKYRSNNKHLKEMEN, via the coding sequence ATGTATCAAATTAGTGGAGAACTATTTATCGTATATGGATTTTTACTTTATTTATTATGGAAGTTTGGTTCACTGGCCCTTAAAAATAAAAGAAAAGAAGCCATTTTCATTGAAAGAGAATCTTTGGCTGTCCTCTTTGTCTTTTGTTTTCAGCTGCTGTTGGCCATCACACTCTTCCCAGTTTCGTTCGGGGTGGATGTGAAAGCACTTTCGGATGTAAAAAAATCAATCAATGTGATTCCCATCTATTCATTGATTAAGAAAGCTTTTGTTACACAAGAAGAAAATCATCGTAACGCCATTTTCATCTTGAAATATATCATTCGTAATTCTGGTGGAAGCATCTTTTTATTCCTTCCACTAGGCATCCTGGCTCCCATTTTGTATCAAAAGTACAGGAGCTTGAAAAGAGTGATCCTTACGGGATTTCTTCTGGCCATTGGCATTGAGGTGGTTCAACTCATCCAAATTTTATTTATGGGTGGAACCCACAGGTTTGATGTGGATGACATCGTTTTTAATCTAGTTGGTGCCGCCTTAGGCTATTGGCTGGTTTGTGCCGTAAAAAAATATCGCTCCAATAACAAGCACTTAAAGGAAATGGAGAATTAA
- the copZ gene encoding copper chaperone CopZ: protein MEKTVLNVQGMSCGHCEKAVKSALGELDGVQNVDVSLKDGKVEVEFDSSKATVAAMKDAIEDQGYDVV from the coding sequence ATGGAAAAAACAGTATTAAACGTACAAGGCATGTCTTGTGGACATTGTGAGAAAGCGGTCAAATCTGCTTTAGGCGAATTAGATGGCGTTCAAAACGTAGATGTTTCACTGAAAGACGGAAAAGTGGAAGTTGAATTTGATTCCTCCAAAGCAACAGTTGCAGCCATGAAAGATGCCATCGAAGATCAAGGATACGACGTTGTTTAA
- a CDS encoding NAD(P)H-dependent oxidoreductase — MKTLVIIAHPHLDQSRVNLSWMKRLQEDTSITVHDLYAVYPDGKIDAAAEQKLLLEHDRIVFQFPFYWYSSPALLKEWQDIVLEYGWAYGSEGTKLHGKEFVIATSTGGPAAAYQAGGYNQFSMSELTKPFHAMANLTGMRFLPSFTLQGVRTLTDEQIAESAEALVNYLKQQM, encoded by the coding sequence ATGAAAACACTAGTCATCATCGCTCACCCCCATTTAGATCAATCACGAGTAAACTTATCTTGGATGAAACGTTTGCAGGAGGACACAAGCATCACGGTCCATGACCTCTACGCAGTGTATCCTGACGGAAAAATTGATGCAGCTGCGGAACAAAAGCTTTTGTTAGAGCATGACCGCATTGTATTCCAATTCCCTTTCTATTGGTACAGCAGCCCTGCTTTATTAAAAGAATGGCAGGATATCGTTCTTGAATACGGCTGGGCATACGGAAGTGAAGGAACTAAGCTTCACGGAAAAGAATTCGTCATTGCCACTTCCACAGGAGGCCCCGCTGCAGCCTATCAAGCAGGAGGCTACAACCAATTCAGCATGAGCGAACTGACAAAACCATTCCATGCAATGGCAAACCTTACCGGCATGCGATTCCTTCCATCCTTCACCCTTCAAGGAGTAAGGACGCTTACAGATGAGCAAATCGCAGAGAGTGCAGAAGCATTGGTGAACTACTTGAAACAGCAGATGTAA
- a CDS encoding cysteine hydrolase family protein: protein MKQALLIVDAQQDLIEGSENESCVLNKEKLIDNINLVLKKANDEGIPVVCVRDLDVAEGKGKGFEVHEAIRVPTDAVFFEKKATNSFYGTGLLEYLKEQDVGHLVVMGCKTEYCIDTAVRTATVSGFDVTLVGDAHSTSDSVVLKAEQIIQHHNKVLHGHYNVDHFSMVRNAEEDVFSPLHDNYR, encoded by the coding sequence TTGAAACAAGCATTGTTAATTGTAGATGCCCAGCAAGATTTGATTGAGGGCAGTGAGAACGAAAGTTGTGTGTTGAATAAAGAAAAGCTGATCGATAATATTAATTTGGTTCTGAAAAAAGCAAACGACGAAGGTATCCCGGTTGTGTGTGTTAGGGATTTGGATGTGGCAGAGGGAAAAGGGAAGGGTTTTGAAGTGCATGAAGCCATCCGGGTTCCTACAGATGCGGTTTTCTTTGAAAAGAAAGCAACGAATTCATTTTATGGAACAGGTCTTCTTGAGTATTTGAAAGAGCAAGATGTGGGGCATTTAGTAGTGATGGGCTGTAAAACGGAGTATTGCATCGATACAGCCGTCCGCACCGCAACTGTCAGCGGTTTTGATGTCACATTAGTAGGCGATGCCCACTCAACGAGCGACTCTGTTGTCCTGAAAGCTGAACAGATTATCCAGCATCATAACAAAGTGCTTCATGGGCATTATAATGTGGATCATTTTTCAATGGTGAGAAATGCCGAGGAAGATGTCTTCAGTCCGCTGCATGACAATTATAGATAA